The Impatiens glandulifera chromosome 3, dImpGla2.1, whole genome shotgun sequence genome contains a region encoding:
- the LOC124932268 gene encoding F-box/kelch-repeat protein At2g44130-like, with product MDELDLIPGLPEELGVECLARLHYKARPSASRACRRWLNLLETPQFYSLRKQLGFTNHMACLLQSLPPPPSSKSSPSEQDDGKTTAAAASSSPSCVITVFDPATREWDRLPHIPNSTNGLPLFCQIASSEGKLVLMGGWDPVSYDPVSSVFVFDFVTRRWRRGKDMPSRRSFFAIGAVDCKVLIAGGHDVNKNALDSAWAYDVRKDEWSELPKMSHERDECEGLVIGDEFWVISGYMTEFQGAFEASAEVYNLETQQWRRVESAWTPGQCPRSCARLGKDGRLTSWSELDSSLAATACGVILGAQSLVMGSAHQGSPLGFYIVAGQDGNLERMDVPDEFSGFVQSICCVQV from the coding sequence ATGGATGAACTTGATCTTATTCCTGGTTTGCCTGAAGAACTTGGTGTTGAATGTCTAGCTCGTCTTCATTACAAGGCTAGACCTTCCGCCTCAAGAGCCTGCCGTCGATGGCTAAACCTTCTAGAAACCCCTCAATTTTACTCTCTCAGAAAACAGCTTGGATTTACCAATCATATGGCTTGCTTACTCCAATCCCTTCCACCACCGCCATCATCTAAATCATCTCCATCGGAACAAGACGACGGAAAAaccaccgccgccgccgcctcctCCTCTCCGAGTTGCGTAATCACCGTGTTTGATCCCGCCACTCGCGAGTGGGATCGTCTTCCCCATATCCCTAATTCCACAAACGGGCTCCCGTTATTCTGTCAAATCGCAAGTTCGGAAGGTAAACTCGTCCTGATGGGTGGATGGGACCCGGTGAGTTACGACCCGGTGAGTTCCGTCTTCGTGTTCGATTTCGTAACTCGCAGGTGGAGGCGAGGTAAGGATATGCCATCCAGGAGGTCTTTCTTCGCGATCGGTGCCGTAGACTGCAAGGTTTTAATCGCCGGCGGTCACGACGTGAACAAGAACGCTTTGGATTCGGCTTGGGCTTATGATGTGAGGAAAGACGAATGGTCCGAATTGCCTAAAATGAGCCATGAACGTGACGAGTGCGAAGGGCTCGTGATTGGAGACGAGTTCTGGGTTATTAGTGGTTACATGACCGAGTTTCAAGGCGCGTTTGAGGCTAGCGCTGAGGTTTATAATCTCGAAACTCAACAGTGGCGACGAGTTGAATCCGCTTGGACTCCCGGTCAGTGCCCTAGGTCTTGCGCTCGGTTAGGGAAAGACGGAAGGCTCACGAGTTGGTCCGAGTTGGACTCGTCTCTTGCCGCAACTGCTTGTGGGGTCATATTGGGGGCCCAAAGTTTAGTAATGGGCTCGGCCCATCAAGGTTCACCGTTAGGGTTTTACATCGTGGCGGGGCAAGACGGTAATTTGGAAAGAATGGATGTGCCTGATGAGTTTTCTGGTTTTGTTCAATCAATCTGTTGCGTacaagtttaa